Within the Nocardioides aurantiacus genome, the region CACCAGGCTGGCGTTGCCGCCCGCGACGAGCTGGTCGGGCTCCAGGCCCAGCAGCTCGGCGAACATCTCGCGCAGCTCGGGCAGGCCCTCGAGGCCGCCGTAGTTGCGGGTGTCGACGCCGTCGCGGGAGGTGTGGCCCTCGGGCAGGTCCAGCAGGCGGGCGGACAGGTCGAGCTGCGCGGGCGCGGGCTTGCCCCGGGTCAGGTCGAGGGTGAGGCCGGCGGAGCGGAGGGCGTCGTACGACTCCTGGGCCGTGGCGAGGAAGGCGTCGACCTCCTCGGCGGGACGCTCGGCGAGGGGGCGGGGCTGGTCGGTCGGGGCGGTCACGCCACCATGCTCCCAGAGGTCGTGCACGACGCCACCTCCTGCTCGCCCGCTGCTCTGGACGGGCGCGAGCGGATCGGCGCGACGACGCCCGTGCCGGCCACCGGTTCGACTTGTCCGGGCCACCCCCGTAGACTCCGTGACTGGTGATTCCGGCCCATGGTTCGACCATGCCCGGAGATCGCCGTAGGGCACTAGCTCAACTGGCAGAGCATCGGTCTCCAAAACCGAAGGTTGGGGGTTCAAGTCCCTCGTGCCCTGCGAGACCCCTCGGAAGCCTCGGGGGATCCCCAACGCAGACCAGGTCGGCGACCGGAATGAGGAAGCACGTGACGGAGAAGGCAGTCCGCTCGGAGAAGGACTCTCGCGAGCGCACCGGCCCGCTCACGTTCTACCGCCAGGTGGTCGCCGAGCTCCGCAAGGTGGTGTGGCCGACCCAGCAGCAGCTGGTGACCTACTTCCTGGTGGTCCTGGTCTTCGTGCTCGTGATGATCGCGTACGTCTCCCTGCTCGACGTCGCGTTCGGCAAGGCGGTCTTCGCGCTGTTCGGCGACTAGCCCCGCCACGGGCTCCCGACCAGCAGCCCGCCCGGGGGACCGGGCAGCCGAGGACCACAGTGAGCAGGACCCTGACCCAGATGACGGAGTGATCGTGTCGCAGCGTGAAGACGAGCAGCCCACCGAGGCCGACTCGACCGGGACCGAAGCGGTCGAGGTGGCCGAGGAGGCCGTCCTGACCGACCCCGAGACAGGGCAGACCACCGAGATCGTCTCCCCGCCCGAGGAGGAGGTCGTCGACCCCGACTCGCCCGTGGACGAGGCCGGCGCGACCGACGAGGACGAGGACGAGGCGTCCGCCGAGCTGCCCGACATCGACGCGCCCCCGGCCGACCCGCTGGAGGAGTTCCGCCAGGCCCTGCGGGAGAAGGAGGGCGACTGGTTCGTCGTCCACACCTACTCCGGCATGGAGAACCGGGTGAAGGCCAACCTCGAGAACCGCATCACCTCGCTCAACATGGAGTTCTACATCCACGAGGTCGTCGTCCCGACCGAGGAGGTGGCCGAGATCAAGAACGGCCAGCGCAAGATGGTCAAGCGCACCGTCCTCCCCGGCTACGTCCTGGTCCGCATGGACCTCACCGACGAGTCGTGGGCCGCCGTGCGCCACACCCCGTCGGTGACCGGTTTCGTCGGGCACAGCCACCAGCCGGTGCCGCTGAGCCTGCAGGAGGTCGAGAACATGCTCGCCCCGGCCATCGCCGCGCAGGCCGCTGCCGCCGCCCCGGCCGAGTCGAGCAGCGGTGGTGGCTCCTCCACCAGCACCCCCCGCCAGCAGGTGGCCGTTGCCGACTTCGACGTCTCCGACTCCGTGATGGTGGTCGACGGTCCGTTCGCCACGCTGCACGCGACCATCACCGAGATCAACGCCGAGGCGCAGCGCGTCAAGGCGCTGGTCGAGATCTTCGGCCGGGAGACCCCGGTCGAGCTGAGCTTCACCCAGATCCAGCGCGTCTGAACCTGGACCGCCCTGATGCCGGGCCGGCGCCAGCCGGACCGGCGCGAAACACACCTGTGGCAGGGGCCGTCGGCCCCGTCATGACCACGTAGAGAGAGAAGAGAGCAATGCCCCCCAAGAAGAAGATCGCTGCCCTGGTCAAGGTGCAGCTCAACGCTGGCGCCGCGACCCCGGCCCCGCCCGTCGGTACCGCCCTGGGCCCGCACGGCGTGAACATCATGGAGTTCTGCAAGGCCTACAACGCCCAGACCGAGGCCATGCGCGGCAACGTGATCCCCGTCGAGATCACCATCTACGAGGACCGCTCGTTCACCTTCATCACCAAGACCCCGCCGGCCGCGGAGCTCATCAAGAAGGCCGCCGGCGTCGCCAAGGGCTCGGGCGTGCCGCAGAAGGACAAGGTCGGCAAGCTGTCGAAGGACCAGGTCCGCGAGATCGCGACGACCAAGCTCCCCGACCTCAACGCCAACGACCTCGACGCCGCCGTCAAGATCGTCGAGGGCACCGCCCGCTCGATGGGCATCGTCACCGAGTGACCGACCCGCCGGCGCGCCCCGGGGCCGTACCCCGACGACGCCGGCACCACCGTGGCAGAGCCGCGCTGGCTCATCGCGACCACACCTTCCGAGAAACAGAGGAACAACCATGCAGCGCAGCAAGACCTACCGCGCGGTGGCGGAGACGTTCGACCAGGACGAGCTCCACGCCCCGCTGACCGCCATCCAGATCGCCAAGGGCGGCGCCAAGAAGAAGTTCGACGAGACCCTCGACGTGGCCATGCGCCTCGGCGTCGACCCCCGCAAGGCCGACCAGATGGTCCGCGGCACCGTCAACCTCCCGCACGGCACCGGCAAGACCGCCAAGGTCCTCGTGTTCGCCAACGGCGACAAGGCCGAGGCGGCCCGTGAGGCCGGCGCCGACGTCGTCGGCGGCGACGAGCTGATCGAGAAGGTCAACGGCGGCTGGCTCGACTTCGACGCCGTCGTCGCGACCCCCGACATGATGGGCAAGGTCGGCCGTCTGGGCCGTGTGCTCGGCCCCCGTGGCCTCATGCCCAACCCGAAGACCGGCACGGTGACCCCCGACGTCGCCAAGGCCGTGACGGACATCAAGGGCGGCAAGATCGAGTTCCGCGTGGACCGCCACGCCAACCTGCACTTCATCATCGGCAAGGCGTCGTTCTCCGAGGCCCAGCTGGCCGAGAACTACGCCGCGGCGCTCGAGGAGGTGCTGCGGCTCAAGCCCGCCAGCTCCAAGGGCCGCTACATCCGCAAGGTCACGGTCTCCACGACCATGGGCCCCGGCGTGCAGGTCGACCCCAACCGGACGCGCAACGTCGCCTCCGAGGACGAGGCCTGACGAACACCCGTCAGCACGCGCGTAGTGCTCCCGCCGAGGCGGCTGTCCTGAGAGGATGGCCGCCTCGGTCGTTTCTGCACCCGTGGTCGACCGCCCCGTCCTCGGAAGGTGCCCCATGCGTCGTACGTCCCTGATCCGTCTCGCCGTCGTGCCCGTCGTCAGCCTCGTCGTGCTGACCGGGTGCGGCTCGTCCGAGGAGGGGTCCTCGTCCGGCGGGTCGTCCTCGGGCTCGAGCAGCTCCGCCGAGGACAGCGGCAGCGGCGAGAGCGCCGAGGCCGCCGAGCCGCTGACGAAGGGCGACTTCGGGGACCGCATCTACGCGGCCTTCAAGGACGCGGGCACCCTGAAGTTCGAGATCACCCAGACCGGCACGGCCTCCAGCACGGGCTCGGGCGAGGCCGACATCAGCGGTGAGCAGGTGGCCTCCAAGGTCACCCAGGAGGTCCAGGGCGCCGGCAGCGTGGAGGCGATCGTCCTCGACGGCCTCTTCTACCTCAAGTCGGCCCAGATCAGCGGCGAGAAGTGGCTCAAGGTCGACCCCGAGGCCAAGGACGGCCTCGGCGCCCTGGTCGGGTCCCTCGGCGGCAACAGCGACCCCGCCAAGCTGCTGCAGGTGATGAACCAGGCCTCCGAGGTCACCGACGAGGGCACCGAGGAGGTGGGCGGGGTCGAGACGACGAAGTACCACGTCGTGCTCCCGCGCGAGGCCTTCGCCGAGACGCTCGGCGACAACCCCCAGATCACGCAGATGCTGCCCGAGACCGTCGAGTTCGACATGTGGGTCGACGGGGAGGACCTCGTGCGCAAGCAGGCCTCCGAGCTGACCGTGGGCGGGCAGAAGACCGCCAGCACCATCCTCTACAGCGGCTTCGGCGACCCGGTCGAGATCGAGGCCCCGCCGGCCTCGCAGACCACCACCAAGGCCCCGGGCCTGGGCGGCTGAGCGCCCACTCCCCGTGCCACCGTGCGGCCCGCGACCGATTTGGTCGCGGGCCGCAGTGCGTCTATCGTTCTGCGTTGTAGCCGAAGACCGTCGGTCGGCCACTCCCCGGAGTGGTCCGAAGGGCCCGCACCGCGGGCGACCTGCGTAGGTGACACCGAGTGGCTCGCGGATTCCGCGACGTACGCCCTGTGCACCTGCACGGGGCGTCTTGCATGTAGCCCTCCTCGTCGGTCCCGGTTGCGGGACGCCGGTCAATCCGTCCGGCATCCCTGCACGCACCAGTGCACCGACGTTGGAAGGAGACCCATGGCGCGGCCAGACAAGGCAGCAGCCGTCGCGGAGATCGTCGACGCGTTCAACGACTCCACGGGCGCTGTGCTGACCGAGTACCGCGGGCTCACCGTGAAGCAGCTGCAGGACCTGCGGCGAGTTCTCGGCGAGAACGCCCACTACGCCGTGGTCAAGAACACGCTGACCAAGATCGCTGCCAAGGAGGCGGGTGTCGACGGTGTCGACGCCCTGCTCACCGGCCCGACCGCCATCGCCTTCATCAGCGGCGACGTGGTCGAGGCAGCGAAGGGTCTGCGTGACTTTGCCAAGGCCAACCCCGCCCTCGTCATCAAGGGCGGTTACGTCGACGGTGCCTCGATGGAGGCTTCGGAGATCGCCAAGCTGGCGGACCTGGAGTCCCGCGAGGTCCTGCTGGGCAAGATGGCGGGCGCCATGCTCGCCAGCCTGAGCCAGGCCGTCTACCTCCTCAACGCCCCCGTCGCGCAGGTGGCCCGGCTCGCCGGTGCCCTGCAGGCGAAGGCCGAGGAGGACCCCACGATCCTCAAGGGTGGGGCCGGTACGCCGGCCGCCCCGGCCGAGGACACCGCAGCGGAGGAGGCCCCCGCGGCCGAGCCTGCTGCAGCCGACGAGGCGCCCGCCTCCGAGGACAGCACCGAGGCCACCGAGAGCACCGAGGCCTGACATCCCCGTCCGCGGCATCCCGCGGGCACCACTGAAAGGAACGCCACCATGGCGAAGCTCAGCACCGACGAGCTGCTCGACGCTTTCAAGGAGATGACCCTCCTGGAGCTCAGCGAGTTCGTGAAGCAGTTCGAGGACACCTTCGGCGTCACCGCCGCCGCCCCCGTCGTCGCGGCCGCCCCCGGCGCCGGTGCCGGCGCTGCCGAGGCCGTCGAGGAGCAGGACGAGTTCGACGTCATCCTCGAGGGTGCCGGCGAGAAGAAGATCAACGTCATCAAGGAGGTGCGTGCGCTCACGAGCCTGGGCCTGAAGGAGGCCAAGGACCTCGTCGAGTCCGCCCCCAAGGCCGTCCTCGAGAAGGTCAACAAGGAGACCGCCGAGAAGGCGAAGGAGTCCCTCGAGGGCGCCGGCGCCTCGGTCTCCCTCAAGTGAGACCGTCCCGGTCGGCCCCAGGGCCGGCCGGGACCCCGCACCACGACGATCGCCTCGCGATCGATGCACCCCGGACCGTCATGGTCCGGGGTGTTCGTCGTCTCCCGGGGGACCGGTGCTGACGTCGGGGTGCGCCTGGCGCGTCCGTCGGTGTACACATGGTCACCGGATCGTCCGTCTTGTTTTGAGACGAGTGGTCCATCCGCAGGACGCCTCCGCAATGCTGCCGTAACTTAGCCCCGGGCTACTCGTTGGTACGCGGGAGCAGGGGGGCTGCATCCGCGTACGCGCGCCGCGGCGACGGAACACCGTGCGACCGCGGCCGCAACGGACGAGAAAGGGAGAGGGAGACCACATGGGTGTCGAGATCGAGATCAAGGATCTGACGAAGAGCTTCGGCAACCAGCTCATCTGGGGCGACGTCTCCCTGACCGTCCCCGCGGGCGAGATCTGCGTGATGCTCGGCCCCTCCGGCACCGGCAAGTCGGTGTTGCTCAAGACCATCATCGGCCTGCTCAAGCCCGACCGGGGCAGCGTGGTGATCGAGGGCGTCGACATCGCCTCGTGCCCGGAGAAGGACCTCTACGAGATCCGCAAGCTCTTCGGTGTCCTGTTCCAGGACGGCGCGATGTTCGGCTCGATGAACCTCTACGACAACATCGCCTTCCCGCTGCGCGAGCACACCAAGAAGTCCGAGTCCGAGATCCGCGACATCGTCATGGAGAAGCTCGACCTCACCGGCCTGCTCGGCACCGAGGACAAGCTGCCCGGCGAGATCTCCGGCGGCATGCGCAAGCGCGCCGGCCTGGCCCGCGCGCTGGTGCTCGACCCCGAGATCGTGCTCTTCGACGAGCCCGACTCGGGCCTGGACCCGGTGCGCACCTCGTTCCTGAACCAGCTGATCGTCGACCTCAACGCCCAGATCGACGCGACCTTCCTCATCGTCACCCACGACATCAACACCGCCCGCACGGTGCCGGACAACATCGGTCTGCTCTACCACAAGCACCTGGCCATGTTCGGTCCCCGCGAGATGCTGCTGTCCTCGGAGGAGCCGGTGGTCCGGCAGTTCCTCAACGCCCAGGTGGTGGGCCCGATCGGCATGTCCGAGGAGAAGGACGCCGACGAGCTCGAGGCCGAGAAGGACATGGACCTCCCGCCGCTGCCGCCCATCCCGATGCAGCTCGAGCCCAGCAACGGCCAGCCCCGGCGCAGCCAGCGCGACCCCGGTGCGTGGTGCAAGGAGAACGGTGTCGAGCCCCCGCCCGGCTCGTTCGAGGAGAACATGACCATGACGACGGGCAGCTGAGGCGCGGATGGCCTCACTCACCGCGAGCAAGGTGCTGAAGCCCATCGGGGCCTCGGGCAAGCTGTTCGCCTTCGCCCTCGACATTTTCCGGCAGCTGTTCCGGCGTCCTTTCCAGACCCGGGAGTTCATCCAGCAGGCCTGGTTCCTCGCCTCGGTCACGATCGTCCCGACCGCACTGGTCGCCATCCCCTTCGGTGCGGTCATCGCGCTCCAGGTGGGTGGTCTGATCAAGCAGTTCGGTGCGCAGTCGTTCACGGGATCCGCGTCGGTCCTCGCGGTCGTGCAGCAGGCGGCGCCGATCGGCACCGCGCTGCTGATCGCCGGTGCCGGTGGCAGCGCCATCGCGGCCGACCTCGGCGCCCGCAAGATCCGCGAGGAGCTCGACGCCATGATGGTGCTGGGCATCGACCCGATCCAGCGGCTCGTGGTCCCGCGCGTGCTGGCCTGCATGATGGTCGCGGTCTTCCTCAACGGCATGGTGAGCGTCGTCGGCGTGGCCGGCGGCTACGTCTTCAACGTGGGCCTGCAGGGCGGCACCCCGGGTGCCTACCTCGCCAGCTTCACCGCACTGGCCCAGCTCCCCGACCTCTGGGTGGGCCTGGTCAAGGCGTTGATCTTCGGGCTGCTCGCCGCAGTCGTGGCCGCCTACAAGGGCGTCAACGCCGGTGGTGGGCCCAAGGGCGTGGGTGACGCCGTGAACGAGTCGGTCGTCATCACCTTCGTGCTGCTGTTCATCGTCAACTTCGTCGTCAGCGCGATCTACCTCCAGATCGTCCCACCGAAGACGGGCTGAGCAGATGGTCAAGGTCAAGGACGTCGCGGGCAAGCCGCTGGGCGCCGTGGACAGGATGGGCGAGGAGCTCGCCTTCTACCTGCGCGCGCTCGCGGTCACGCCGCGCTCGGTCAAGCGCTACCCCAAGGAGATCCTGCGGCTGCTGGCCGAGGTCACCCTCGGGTCCGGCGCGCTCGCCGTCATCGGCGGCACCGTCGGGGTCATCCTGGCGATGACCTTCTTCACCGGTGCCCAGGTCGGCCTGTCGGGCTACGCCGCGCTCGACCAGATCGGCACGGCCCCGTTCGCCGGGTTCGTGTCGGCCTACTTCAACACCCGTGAGATCGCGCCCCTGGTCGCCGGCATCGCCCTCGCGGCGACCGTCGGCTGCGGGTTCACCGCCCAGCTCGGCGCGATGCGGATCTCCGAGGAGGTCGACGCCCTCGAGGTGATGGCCATCCCGTCGATGCCGTTCCTGGTGACCACGCGCATCGTCGCGGGCCTCGTCGCGATCATCCCGCTCTACGTCGTCGGCCTGATGTCCTCCTACCTCGCGACGCGGCTGACGGTGACGCTGTTCTACGGACAGAGCCCCGGCACCTACGACCACTACTTCAACCTCTTCCTGCCGCCGGGCGACGTGCTGTGGTCCTTCGGCAAGGTGCTGGTGTTCTCGGTCGTGGTGATCCTCATCCACTGCTACCACGGCTACACCGCGGGTGGCGGTCCCGCCGGCGTGGGTGTCGCGGTGGGACGCGCGGTCCGCACCTCGATCGTCGCGGTCAACGTGATCGACCTCTTCCTGTCCATGGCGATCTGGGGATCTGCCACCACCGTGAGACTGGCGGGGTGAGGTCATGAGCAAGTTCTTGATGAACCACAGGTTCCTCGGCATCGTCTTCATCGGCCTGCTGATCCTCGGCGTGTGGCTGGTCAGCGCGATCTTCGGCCAGAAGTTCACCGACTTCGACCGGGTCGCCCTGACCACCAGCAACGCCGGTCTCAACCTGCCCGAGAAGGCCGACGTCAAGATCCGCGGCGTCATCGTGGGCCAGGTGATGAGCGCGGAGTCCGAGGGCGACGGCGCCAAGCTCGAGCTGGGCATCAAGCCCGACTCGATCGGTCAGATCCCGCGCAACGTCAGCGCGGCGATCCTGCCCAAGACCCTGTTCGGCGAGAAGTACGTCGACCTCACCGTGCCGGAGCAGCCCTCCTCCAAGCCGCTGCAGGCCGGCGACGCGATCAAGCAGACCGACCTGCCGGTCGAGGTGGAGAAGGTCCTCAACGACCTCTACCCGCTGCTGCGCGCGGTGCAGCCGGCCGAGCTCAACTACACCCTCAACGCGCTGGCCGAGGCTCTCGAGGGGCGCGGCGACAAGCTCGGCGAGGGCCTGGTGACCCTCGACGGCTACCTCAAGCGGATGAACCCCGAGCTGCCGGCGCTGCTGGACGACCTGCGCCTGCTCGCCAGCGTGACCGACACCTACGCCGACGTCTTCCCGCAGCTGGCCGACACCCTGCGCAACACCACCAAGACCGGCAACACGTTGGTCTCGAAGGAGCAGAAGCTGAACGCGTTCCTGGTCGACCTGACGTCGTTCTCCGACACCACGACCGGGTTCCTCAACGACAACGGCAACAACCTGATCCGGCTCAGCCAGCTCAGCGAACCGATCGTGGCCCTGCTGGCGCGCTACTCCTCGACGTTCCCCTGCATGCTGGAGGGCCTGGTCAAGCAGGTGCCCCGGCTGGCCTCGACCTTCCGCGGCTACATCTTCCACATCGACCTGGAGCTGCTGCCCAACCAGCCACGCGGCTACACCAGGGCGGACACCCCGGTCTACGGCGCCTCCAACGCACCCAACTGCGCCGGGCTGCCCAACCCGCCGATCCCCTACCCCAAGTTCCCCAACCTCGACGACGGGGTGGACGGCATCGGCAAGGGCGGACAGCGCGCCACGCCCGGCTTCGCCGCCGGCGGCACTGCGACCGAGGCCGCTGCCACCAGCATCGGTCAGCCGAACCGCTCCCGGATGAGCGTGGGTCCCTCGGGCACGCCGTCGCAGAAGGCGTTGATCAACTCGCTGCTCGCCCCGTCGCTCGGCGTCCCGGTCGACGAGATGTCCGACGTCTCGACGCTGCTGTTCGCCCCGGCCTTCTCCGGCACGGAGGTGAGCGTGCGATGAGCATCCTCGACAAGAAGACCAGCAGCGACCTGGTCAAGCTGATGGCCTTCATCCTGGTGACCTCGCTGGCGACCGGTGTGCTCGTGGTGCTCATCGGCAACTTCACCTTCGAGTCCAGCCGCAACTACAAGGCGGTCTTCTCCGACGCCACCGGCGTGGTGAAGGGCGACGACATCCGCATCGCCGGGGTCAAGGTCGGCAGCGTCAAGGACGTCAAGGTCGTCGACCGGGAGCGGGCGCAGGTGACGTTCAGCGTCGCCAAGAGCTCCACCGTGACGCAGTCCTCGACCGCCCGGATCCGCTACCGCAATCTCGTGGGGCAGCGCTACATCGCGCTGACGCAGGGGGTCGGCACGCTGGACCCGCTGCGCGAGGACGCGACCATCCCGATGGACCGCACCGAGCCGGCGCTGGACCTGACCGTGCTGTTCAACGGGTTCAAGCCCCTCTTCGCCGCCCTCTCGCCGTCGGACATCAACAAGCTCTCCGCCGAGGTCATCTCGGTCTTCCAGGGCGAGGGCGGCAACCTGACCGCGCTGCTCCAGAGCACGGCGTCGCTGACCAACACCCTCGCCGACCGCGACGAGGTGATCGGTCAGGTGATCGACAACCTCAACTCCGTGCTGGCCACGCTCGCCGGCCGCGACCGCGAGCTCAACCGCCTGATCACCGACTTCCAGACCCTCATGGCCGGCCTCGTCGAGGACCGGGAGGCCATCCTCGGCTCGCTCGACTCCGTCTCGGTGCTGGCCAACGAGACCTCCGACTTGGCGGTCGGGATCCGGCCGTCGCTGGTGCGCGACGTCAAGGGCCTGCGCAAGACGGCGGGCAACCTCAACAAGGACCGCGCAGAGATCGACCGGGCACTGCAGGTGCTGCCGATCAAGCTCCGCAAGATCGGGCGCACCGCCGTCAACGGGTCGTTCTTCAACTTCTACCTGTGCCAGTTCAACCCCAACATCACCGTGGCGGGGCAGCCGCTGGCGATCAAGTACGACACCAACCAATTCGGCGCCGACAAGAGGTGCAATCTCGGATGAGTGTTCCGTTCCGGGAGAGAAATCCCGTCATCATCGGTGCCATCAGCATCGCCGTCCTGGCCGCGCTCATGCTGGCCGCGTTCCGGGCGGGCGACCTGCCGCTGATCGGCGGCGGCAACTCCTACAAGGCGGCCTTCTCCGAGGCCAGCGGCCTCAAGGCCAACGACGAGGTCCGCATCGCCGGCGTGCGCGTGGGCAAGGTCGACTCCGTCGAGCTGGCCGGCGACGAGGTGCAGGTCAGCTTCAAGGTCGACACGCCCTCGAAGTTCGGCACCCGGACCGAGGCGCAGATCAAGGTCAAGACGCTGCTGGGCGACATGTACCTCGCGCTGCTGCCCGCCGGTGACGGCCAGCTGAAGGAGGACACCACCATCCCGCGCAGCCGGACCCAGTCCGCCTTCGACGTCGTCTCGGCCTTCGAGGGCCTGGCCGACAAGGCCGCGAAGATCGACGTCGACCAGCTCGGAGAGTCCTTCGACGTGCTCGCCGACCTGACCCAGGACACCCCCGAGGGCTTCCAGGGCACGCTCCGGGGGCTCTCGCGGCTCTCCCAGACGGTGGCCAGCCGTGACGAGCAGATCGGCGAGCTGCTGCAGAACCTCGACACGGTGTCCGGCACGCTGGCCGAGCGCGACGAGGACATCGTCGCGCTGATGAAGAACAGCGACATCCTGCTGCGCGCGCTGGTGGCACGGCGCGAGGCGGTGCACACCCTCCTCGTCTCCACCGACCGGCTGGCACGCGAGCTCACCGCCCTGGTGCGGCAGACGCGCGCCGACCTGAAGCCGGCGCTCGACAACCTCCAGGGCGTGGTCAACGTGCTCATCAAGAACCAGAACAACCTCGACGAGTCGCTGCGCCTGCTCGCGCCGTTCTACCGCGTGTTCACCAACGTCCTCGGCAGCGGTCCGTGGTTCGACACCTTCATCGCCAACCTGCCGCCCGCCCCAGGGCTGCCCACCGCGACGGGGGGCAACGGATGAAGACCCTCGGCAAGGTCAACCCGATCATCGCGGTGATCCTGGTCGTGGCCCTCGTGGCTGCCGCCCTCGCGCTGTTCTGGCCCGGTTCGGACAAGCGCACCGTCACCGCCGACTTCCCGCGCACGGTCAGCCTCTACGAGGGCTCCGACGTCCGCATCCTCGGCGTGGCCGTGGGCAAGGTCGAGAAGGTCACCCCCGTCGGCGAGGCCGTGCGCGTGAAGCTGCAGTACGACGCGAAGTACAAGCTGCCGGCGGACGCCAAGGCCGTCGTCGTCGCGCCGTCCATCGTCGGGGACCGCTACGTCCAGCTCACCCCGGCCTACTCCGGCGGCGACCAGCTGCCCGACGACGCCAAGCTGGGGCTGGACCGCACCGCGACCCCGCTCGAGCTCGACGAGATCTTCTCCAGCCTCAACGACCTCAACATCGCCCTCGGGCCGGAGCAGTCCAACCGGCCGCGTGACAACGGCGTCGGCCCGCTGACCCGCCTGCTCGACTCCACGGCCCGCAACCTCGGCGGCCAGGGAGTGGAGTTCAACAAGACGCTGAAGAACGTCGGCGAGCTCACGCAGACGCTGTCGGACAACAAGGACGAGCTGTTCGGCTCGCTGGAACAGGTGCAGGACTTCACCAGCACCCTGGCCGAGAACGACCAGACGGTGCGCCAGTTCAACGACTCGCTGGCGGGCGGCGCCAACCTGCTGGCCGACGAGCGGCAGGAGCTCGCGGCGGTGCTCAAGAGCCTGGGCATCGCGATGGCCGAGGTGCGCACCTTCATCCGCGACAA harbors:
- a CDS encoding MCE family protein → MSILDKKTSSDLVKLMAFILVTSLATGVLVVLIGNFTFESSRNYKAVFSDATGVVKGDDIRIAGVKVGSVKDVKVVDRERAQVTFSVAKSSTVTQSSTARIRYRNLVGQRYIALTQGVGTLDPLREDATIPMDRTEPALDLTVLFNGFKPLFAALSPSDINKLSAEVISVFQGEGGNLTALLQSTASLTNTLADRDEVIGQVIDNLNSVLATLAGRDRELNRLITDFQTLMAGLVEDREAILGSLDSVSVLANETSDLAVGIRPSLVRDVKGLRKTAGNLNKDRAEIDRALQVLPIKLRKIGRTAVNGSFFNFYLCQFNPNITVAGQPLAIKYDTNQFGADKRCNLG
- a CDS encoding MCE family protein produces the protein MSVPFRERNPVIIGAISIAVLAALMLAAFRAGDLPLIGGGNSYKAAFSEASGLKANDEVRIAGVRVGKVDSVELAGDEVQVSFKVDTPSKFGTRTEAQIKVKTLLGDMYLALLPAGDGQLKEDTTIPRSRTQSAFDVVSAFEGLADKAAKIDVDQLGESFDVLADLTQDTPEGFQGTLRGLSRLSQTVASRDEQIGELLQNLDTVSGTLAERDEDIVALMKNSDILLRALVARREAVHTLLVSTDRLARELTALVRQTRADLKPALDNLQGVVNVLIKNQNNLDESLRLLAPFYRVFTNVLGSGPWFDTFIANLPPAPGLPTATGGNG
- a CDS encoding MCE family protein, translated to MKTLGKVNPIIAVILVVALVAAALALFWPGSDKRTVTADFPRTVSLYEGSDVRILGVAVGKVEKVTPVGEAVRVKLQYDAKYKLPADAKAVVVAPSIVGDRYVQLTPAYSGGDQLPDDAKLGLDRTATPLELDEIFSSLNDLNIALGPEQSNRPRDNGVGPLTRLLDSTARNLGGQGVEFNKTLKNVGELTQTLSDNKDELFGSLEQVQDFTSTLAENDQTVRQFNDSLAGGANLLADERQELAAVLKSLGIAMAEVRTFIRDNKGALSRNISGLNRLTKTLVKRRAALDETLQYAPGALNNLFLAGNTDAGTLDTRDNVGELFESLETQPLTALCTIAGGGLQSQACKTIRDALGDLPAPRATPFQGDPATKPRVPEPVDRSLGGLVEVQR